The following are encoded in a window of Plectropomus leopardus isolate mb chromosome 23, YSFRI_Pleo_2.0, whole genome shotgun sequence genomic DNA:
- the pcdh7b gene encoding protocadherin-7b isoform X5, producing MRTTGAVDYLYYCMLILQLVHQPAAKQVLRYRLAEEGPADVRVGNVAGDLGIVAGSGEVTFTLESGSDFFKIDNITGELTTNERRIDREKLQQCQMIFDENECFIDFEVSVIGPAQSWVDLFEGKVIILDINDNTPSFPSPVLTLSVEENRPIGTLYLLPTATDRDFGRNGIERYELIQDNGENSRRLGSSGDSFSGKRRFEEGASRSSVFELQVADTTDGEKQPQLIIKGALDREQRDSYELTLRVRDGGDPPRSSQAILRVMITDVNDNNPRFEKSVYEADLPENSSPGAPILQLKAADADVGVNGQIEYVFGAATESVRRLLRLDENTGWLSVLHRIDREEVSQLRFTVMARDRGQPPKMDKATVVLNIKDENDNVPAIEIRKIGRIFLKDGIANVAEDVVVDTPIALVQVSDRDQGENGIVTCTVVGDVPFQLKPASEMEGEQNKKKYFLHTSAPLDYEATQEYNVVIVAVDSGSPSLASNNSLIVKVGDTNDNPPIFSQNVVEVSFPENNAPGERVTTVAAIDADSGKNAEIAYSLDSSVNGIFSIDADSGDIRVNTILDREQTERYEFKVIAKDKGINTLQGSATVVVLVADKNDNEPKFMQDVFTFYVKENLEPNSPVGMVTVIDADKGQNAEMSLFIEEEEDIFSIENDTGTIFSTLSFDREQKTTYTFRVKAVDGGDPPRSATATVSLFVMDENDNAPTVTFPINSSYTLLPPSSNIRTVVRTVIATDTDTGINADLNYSIIGGNPFKLFEIDGGTGVISLVGKLEQKHYGLHRLVVQVNDSGQPSQSTTTLVHVYVNETLSNSTVVEAQVAKSLSTSLNTNIAGDPNYDLSKQRLSIVIGVVSGIMTVILIILVVVMARYCRPKNKNGYEAGKKDHEDFFTPQQHDKSKKPKKDKKKQKSKQPLYSSIVTVEASKPNGQRYDGVNEKLSDSPGMGRYRSVNGGPGSPDLARHYKSSSPLPTVQLHPQSPTAGKKHQAVQDLPPANTFVGTGDNISLGSDHCSEYSSQTINKYNKQTPGLCLT from the coding sequence ATGAGGACTACTGGTGCAGTGGACTATTTGTACTATTGCATGCTCATCCTGCAGCTCGTGCATCAGCCCGCCGCCAAGCAAGTGCTCCGGTACCGTTTGGCCGAGGAGGGACCCGCCGATGTCAGAGTCGGGAACGTGGCGGGCGACCTGGGGATCGTGGCCGGTTCCGGCGAGGTGACATTCACGCTGGAATCGGGCTCTGATTTCTTCAAAATAGACAACATCACAGGTGAGCTCACCACCAACGAGAGGCGCATAGACCGCGAGAAACTACAGCAGTGCCAAATGATCTTTGACGAGAATGAGTGTTTTATAGATTTCGAAGTGTCAGTGATTGGACCAGCCCAGAGCTGGGTCGACCTTTTTGAGGGGAAAGTCATCATATTAGACATAAATGATAACACTCCATCTTTCCCATCCCCTGTCCTGACACTGTCTGTGGAGGAGAACAGACCCATTGGAACCCTTTATCTGCTGCCCACAGCCACAGACAGAGATTTTGGCCGAAATGGAATAGAGAGATATGAGCTTATCCAGGACAATGGGGAGAACTCAAGGCGCTTGGGCTCCTCCGGGGATTCATTCTCGGGGAAGAGGAGATTTGAGGAGGGGGCGAGCAGGAGCAGCGTCTTTGAACTGCAAGTTGCTGACACCACTGATGGCGAGAAGCAGCCTCAACTCATTATTAAAGGGGCCCTTGATAGGGAACAGAGAGACTCCTATGAGCTCACGCTGCGAGTCAGGGACGGAGGAGATCCCCCTCGCTCCTCGCAGGCCATTCTGAGGGTGATGATCACTGATGTGAATGACAACAACCCTCGGTTTGAGAAGAGTGTGTATGAAGCTGACCTACCGGAAAACAGCTCCCCCGGTGCCCCCATACTGCAGCTCAAGGCGGCTGATGCAGACGTGGGGGTGAACGGTCAGATTGAGTATGTGTTCGGGGCAGCCACAGAGTCAGTGAGGAGGCTGCTGAGGTTGGATGAGAACACAGGGTGGCTGAGTGTCTTGCACCGCATCGACCGTGAAGAAGTGAGCCAACTGAGGTTCACGGTAATGGCCCGTGACCGAGGCCAGCCGCCCAAAATGGACAAGGCCACTGTGGTGCTGAACATCAAGGATGAGAACGACAACGTCCCTGCTATAGAGATACGCAAAATCGGGCGCATTTTCTTGAAAGATGGCATCGCCAACGTGGCTGAGGATGTGGTGGTGGACACACCCATTGCCTTGGTTCAAGTGTCAGACCGAGATCAGGGGGAGAACGGCATTGTGACCTGCACAGTGGTCGGGGATGTTCCCTTTCAGCTCAAGCCGGCGAGTGAAATGGAGGGTGAgcagaataaaaagaaatacttcCTGCACACGTCTGCTCCGCTGGACTACGAGGCCACACAGGAGTACAATGTCGTCATAGTGGCTGTGGACTCTGGAAGCCCCAGCCTTGCAAGTAATAACTCTCTTATCGTCAAAGTGGGTGACACAAACGACAACCCTCCTATCTTCAGCCAGAATGTAGTTGAGGTGTCGTTCCCGGAAAACAATGCCCCTGGCGAGAGGGTGACAACAGTGGCGGCCATCGACGCAGATAGTGGCAAGAATGCTGAGATCGCCTACTCCCTGGACTCATCGGTAAATGGGATTTTCTCTATCGACGCAGACAGTGGAGACATCCGAGTAAACACCATTCTGGATAGAGAGCAAACGGAGCGCTACGAATTCAAAGTGATAGCCAAAGATAAGGGCATAAACACTCTACAGGGCTCTGCAACAGTGGTCGTGCTCGTGGCGGACAAGAATGACAACGAGCCAAAGTTCATGCAGGATGTGTTCACCTTCTATGTCAAAGAGAACCTTGAACCAAACAGCCCAGTTGGCATGGTGACAGTCATAGACGCAGATAAAGGCCAAAATGCAGAGATGAGCCTTTTTATTGAGGAAGAAGAGGATATTTTTTCGATAGAAAATGACACAGGGACTATTTTCTCCACTTTGTCGTTTGACAGAGAGCAGAAAACGACCTACACATTCAGAGTCAAAGCTGTGGACGGTGGTGACCCCCCCAGATCAGCCACAGCCACAGTTTCCCTCTTTGTcatggatgaaaatgacaatgcACCCACGGTCACTTTCCCAATAAACAGCTCCTACACGCTGCTTCCTCCCTCCAGCAACATCAGAACAGTAGTAAGGACTGTCATAGCAACCGATACAGACACTGGCATCAATGCTGACTTGAACTACAGCATCATTGGGGGGAACCCGTTCAAGCTGTTTGAGATTGATGGAGGCACTGGGGTCATCTCACTGGTGGGGAAGCTGGAGCAGAAGCACTACGGCCTCCACAGACTTGTAGTGCAAGTAAACGACAGTGGCCAGCCTTCACAGAGCACCACCACGCTGGTGCACGTGTACGTCAACGAGACTCTATCCAACTCAACAGTTGTGGAGGCCCAGGTGGCGAAGAGTTTGAGTACGTCTCTAAACACGAACATCGCAGGTGACCCCAACTATGATCTGAGCAAACAGCGGCTGAGCATTGTAATTGGAGTCGTTTCGGGCATCATGACAGTTATACTTATTATTTTAGTCGTGGTCATGGCACGCTACTGTCGCCCCAAGAACAAGAATGGCTATGAAGCTGGCAAAAAGGACCACGAGGACTTCTTCACGCCACAGCAGCACGACAAATCCAAGAAGCCCaagaaagacaagaagaaaCAAAAGTCCAAACAGCCGCTCTACAGCAGCATCGTCACCGTTGAGGCCTCCAAACCCAACGGGCAGCGCTACGACGGCGTCAACGAGAAGCTGTCGGACAGCCCCGGCATGGGCCGCTACCGTTCGGTCAACGGAGGGCCGGGGAGCCCAGATCTGGCCCGACACTACAAGTCCAGCTCCCCGCTCCCTACCGTGCAGCTTCACCCACAGTCTCCGACGGCTGGGAAAAAGCACCAGGCAGTTCAGGACCTGCCCCCTGCCAACACCTTCGTTGGCACCGGAGATAACATTTCCCTTGGATCTGACCACTGCTCTGAATACAGCAGTCAAACTATCAACAAGTACAACAAACAG
- the pcdh7b gene encoding protocadherin-7b isoform X6: MRTTGAVDYLYYCMLILQLVHQPAAKQVLRYRLAEEGPADVRVGNVAGDLGIVAGSGEVTFTLESGSDFFKIDNITGELTTNERRIDREKLQQCQMIFDENECFIDFEVSVIGPAQSWVDLFEGKVIILDINDNTPSFPSPVLTLSVEENRPIGTLYLLPTATDRDFGRNGIERYELIQDNGENSRRLGSSGDSFSGKRRFEEGASRSSVFELQVADTTDGEKQPQLIIKGALDREQRDSYELTLRVRDGGDPPRSSQAILRVMITDVNDNNPRFEKSVYEADLPENSSPGAPILQLKAADADVGVNGQIEYVFGAATESVRRLLRLDENTGWLSVLHRIDREEVSQLRFTVMARDRGQPPKMDKATVVLNIKDENDNVPAIEIRKIGRIFLKDGIANVAEDVVVDTPIALVQVSDRDQGENGIVTCTVVGDVPFQLKPASEMEGEQNKKKYFLHTSAPLDYEATQEYNVVIVAVDSGSPSLASNNSLIVKVGDTNDNPPIFSQNVVEVSFPENNAPGERVTTVAAIDADSGKNAEIAYSLDSSVNGIFSIDADSGDIRVNTILDREQTERYEFKVIAKDKGINTLQGSATVVVLVADKNDNEPKFMQDVFTFYVKENLEPNSPVGMVTVIDADKGQNAEMSLFIEEEEDIFSIENDTGTIFSTLSFDREQKTTYTFRVKAVDGGDPPRSATATVSLFVMDENDNAPTVTFPINSSYTLLPPSSNIRTVVRTVIATDTDTGINADLNYSIIGGNPFKLFEIDGGTGVISLVGKLEQKHYGLHRLVVQVNDSGQPSQSTTTLVHVYVNETLSNSTVVEAQVAKSLSTSLNTNIAGDPNYDLSKQRLSIVIGVVSGIMTVILIILVVVMARYCRPKNKNGYEAGKKDHEDFFTPQQHDKSKKPKKDKKKQKSKQPLYSSIVTVEASKPNGQRYDGVNEKLSDSPGMGRYRSVNGGPGSPDLARHYKSSSPLPTVQLHPQSPTAGKKHQAVQDLPPANTFVGTGDNISLGSDHCSEYSSQTINKYNKQETW, translated from the exons ATGAGGACTACTGGTGCAGTGGACTATTTGTACTATTGCATGCTCATCCTGCAGCTCGTGCATCAGCCCGCCGCCAAGCAAGTGCTCCGGTACCGTTTGGCCGAGGAGGGACCCGCCGATGTCAGAGTCGGGAACGTGGCGGGCGACCTGGGGATCGTGGCCGGTTCCGGCGAGGTGACATTCACGCTGGAATCGGGCTCTGATTTCTTCAAAATAGACAACATCACAGGTGAGCTCACCACCAACGAGAGGCGCATAGACCGCGAGAAACTACAGCAGTGCCAAATGATCTTTGACGAGAATGAGTGTTTTATAGATTTCGAAGTGTCAGTGATTGGACCAGCCCAGAGCTGGGTCGACCTTTTTGAGGGGAAAGTCATCATATTAGACATAAATGATAACACTCCATCTTTCCCATCCCCTGTCCTGACACTGTCTGTGGAGGAGAACAGACCCATTGGAACCCTTTATCTGCTGCCCACAGCCACAGACAGAGATTTTGGCCGAAATGGAATAGAGAGATATGAGCTTATCCAGGACAATGGGGAGAACTCAAGGCGCTTGGGCTCCTCCGGGGATTCATTCTCGGGGAAGAGGAGATTTGAGGAGGGGGCGAGCAGGAGCAGCGTCTTTGAACTGCAAGTTGCTGACACCACTGATGGCGAGAAGCAGCCTCAACTCATTATTAAAGGGGCCCTTGATAGGGAACAGAGAGACTCCTATGAGCTCACGCTGCGAGTCAGGGACGGAGGAGATCCCCCTCGCTCCTCGCAGGCCATTCTGAGGGTGATGATCACTGATGTGAATGACAACAACCCTCGGTTTGAGAAGAGTGTGTATGAAGCTGACCTACCGGAAAACAGCTCCCCCGGTGCCCCCATACTGCAGCTCAAGGCGGCTGATGCAGACGTGGGGGTGAACGGTCAGATTGAGTATGTGTTCGGGGCAGCCACAGAGTCAGTGAGGAGGCTGCTGAGGTTGGATGAGAACACAGGGTGGCTGAGTGTCTTGCACCGCATCGACCGTGAAGAAGTGAGCCAACTGAGGTTCACGGTAATGGCCCGTGACCGAGGCCAGCCGCCCAAAATGGACAAGGCCACTGTGGTGCTGAACATCAAGGATGAGAACGACAACGTCCCTGCTATAGAGATACGCAAAATCGGGCGCATTTTCTTGAAAGATGGCATCGCCAACGTGGCTGAGGATGTGGTGGTGGACACACCCATTGCCTTGGTTCAAGTGTCAGACCGAGATCAGGGGGAGAACGGCATTGTGACCTGCACAGTGGTCGGGGATGTTCCCTTTCAGCTCAAGCCGGCGAGTGAAATGGAGGGTGAgcagaataaaaagaaatacttcCTGCACACGTCTGCTCCGCTGGACTACGAGGCCACACAGGAGTACAATGTCGTCATAGTGGCTGTGGACTCTGGAAGCCCCAGCCTTGCAAGTAATAACTCTCTTATCGTCAAAGTGGGTGACACAAACGACAACCCTCCTATCTTCAGCCAGAATGTAGTTGAGGTGTCGTTCCCGGAAAACAATGCCCCTGGCGAGAGGGTGACAACAGTGGCGGCCATCGACGCAGATAGTGGCAAGAATGCTGAGATCGCCTACTCCCTGGACTCATCGGTAAATGGGATTTTCTCTATCGACGCAGACAGTGGAGACATCCGAGTAAACACCATTCTGGATAGAGAGCAAACGGAGCGCTACGAATTCAAAGTGATAGCCAAAGATAAGGGCATAAACACTCTACAGGGCTCTGCAACAGTGGTCGTGCTCGTGGCGGACAAGAATGACAACGAGCCAAAGTTCATGCAGGATGTGTTCACCTTCTATGTCAAAGAGAACCTTGAACCAAACAGCCCAGTTGGCATGGTGACAGTCATAGACGCAGATAAAGGCCAAAATGCAGAGATGAGCCTTTTTATTGAGGAAGAAGAGGATATTTTTTCGATAGAAAATGACACAGGGACTATTTTCTCCACTTTGTCGTTTGACAGAGAGCAGAAAACGACCTACACATTCAGAGTCAAAGCTGTGGACGGTGGTGACCCCCCCAGATCAGCCACAGCCACAGTTTCCCTCTTTGTcatggatgaaaatgacaatgcACCCACGGTCACTTTCCCAATAAACAGCTCCTACACGCTGCTTCCTCCCTCCAGCAACATCAGAACAGTAGTAAGGACTGTCATAGCAACCGATACAGACACTGGCATCAATGCTGACTTGAACTACAGCATCATTGGGGGGAACCCGTTCAAGCTGTTTGAGATTGATGGAGGCACTGGGGTCATCTCACTGGTGGGGAAGCTGGAGCAGAAGCACTACGGCCTCCACAGACTTGTAGTGCAAGTAAACGACAGTGGCCAGCCTTCACAGAGCACCACCACGCTGGTGCACGTGTACGTCAACGAGACTCTATCCAACTCAACAGTTGTGGAGGCCCAGGTGGCGAAGAGTTTGAGTACGTCTCTAAACACGAACATCGCAGGTGACCCCAACTATGATCTGAGCAAACAGCGGCTGAGCATTGTAATTGGAGTCGTTTCGGGCATCATGACAGTTATACTTATTATTTTAGTCGTGGTCATGGCACGCTACTGTCGCCCCAAGAACAAGAATGGCTATGAAGCTGGCAAAAAGGACCACGAGGACTTCTTCACGCCACAGCAGCACGACAAATCCAAGAAGCCCaagaaagacaagaagaaaCAAAAGTCCAAACAGCCGCTCTACAGCAGCATCGTCACCGTTGAGGCCTCCAAACCCAACGGGCAGCGCTACGACGGCGTCAACGAGAAGCTGTCGGACAGCCCCGGCATGGGCCGCTACCGTTCGGTCAACGGAGGGCCGGGGAGCCCAGATCTGGCCCGACACTACAAGTCCAGCTCCCCGCTCCCTACCGTGCAGCTTCACCCACAGTCTCCGACGGCTGGGAAAAAGCACCAGGCAGTTCAGGACCTGCCCCCTGCCAACACCTTCGTTGGCACCGGAGATAACATTTCCCTTGGATCTGACCACTGCTCTGAATACAGCAGTCAAACTATCAACAAGTACAACAAACAG GAAACATGGTGA
- the pcdh7b gene encoding protocadherin-7b isoform X4, which translates to MRTTGAVDYLYYCMLILQLVHQPAAKQVLRYRLAEEGPADVRVGNVAGDLGIVAGSGEVTFTLESGSDFFKIDNITGELTTNERRIDREKLQQCQMIFDENECFIDFEVSVIGPAQSWVDLFEGKVIILDINDNTPSFPSPVLTLSVEENRPIGTLYLLPTATDRDFGRNGIERYELIQDNGENSRRLGSSGDSFSGKRRFEEGASRSSVFELQVADTTDGEKQPQLIIKGALDREQRDSYELTLRVRDGGDPPRSSQAILRVMITDVNDNNPRFEKSVYEADLPENSSPGAPILQLKAADADVGVNGQIEYVFGAATESVRRLLRLDENTGWLSVLHRIDREEVSQLRFTVMARDRGQPPKMDKATVVLNIKDENDNVPAIEIRKIGRIFLKDGIANVAEDVVVDTPIALVQVSDRDQGENGIVTCTVVGDVPFQLKPASEMEGEQNKKKYFLHTSAPLDYEATQEYNVVIVAVDSGSPSLASNNSLIVKVGDTNDNPPIFSQNVVEVSFPENNAPGERVTTVAAIDADSGKNAEIAYSLDSSVNGIFSIDADSGDIRVNTILDREQTERYEFKVIAKDKGINTLQGSATVVVLVADKNDNEPKFMQDVFTFYVKENLEPNSPVGMVTVIDADKGQNAEMSLFIEEEEDIFSIENDTGTIFSTLSFDREQKTTYTFRVKAVDGGDPPRSATATVSLFVMDENDNAPTVTFPINSSYTLLPPSSNIRTVVRTVIATDTDTGINADLNYSIIGGNPFKLFEIDGGTGVISLVGKLEQKHYGLHRLVVQVNDSGQPSQSTTTLVHVYVNETLSNSTVVEAQVAKSLSTSLNTNIAGDPNYDLSKQRLSIVIGVVSGIMTVILIILVVVMARYCRPKNKNGYEAGKKDHEDFFTPQQHDKSKKPKKDKKKQKSKQPLYSSIVTVEASKPNGQRYDGVNEKLSDSPGMGRYRSVNGGPGSPDLARHYKSSSPLPTVQLHPQSPTAGKKHQAVQDLPPANTFVGTGDNISLGSDHCSEYSSQTINKYNKQPFRRVTFSVVSQPQDPHQQGSLQSCYDSGLDESETPSSKSSSGPRLGALPLPEDSYERTTPDGSVGEAEHMENGEKEH; encoded by the coding sequence ATGAGGACTACTGGTGCAGTGGACTATTTGTACTATTGCATGCTCATCCTGCAGCTCGTGCATCAGCCCGCCGCCAAGCAAGTGCTCCGGTACCGTTTGGCCGAGGAGGGACCCGCCGATGTCAGAGTCGGGAACGTGGCGGGCGACCTGGGGATCGTGGCCGGTTCCGGCGAGGTGACATTCACGCTGGAATCGGGCTCTGATTTCTTCAAAATAGACAACATCACAGGTGAGCTCACCACCAACGAGAGGCGCATAGACCGCGAGAAACTACAGCAGTGCCAAATGATCTTTGACGAGAATGAGTGTTTTATAGATTTCGAAGTGTCAGTGATTGGACCAGCCCAGAGCTGGGTCGACCTTTTTGAGGGGAAAGTCATCATATTAGACATAAATGATAACACTCCATCTTTCCCATCCCCTGTCCTGACACTGTCTGTGGAGGAGAACAGACCCATTGGAACCCTTTATCTGCTGCCCACAGCCACAGACAGAGATTTTGGCCGAAATGGAATAGAGAGATATGAGCTTATCCAGGACAATGGGGAGAACTCAAGGCGCTTGGGCTCCTCCGGGGATTCATTCTCGGGGAAGAGGAGATTTGAGGAGGGGGCGAGCAGGAGCAGCGTCTTTGAACTGCAAGTTGCTGACACCACTGATGGCGAGAAGCAGCCTCAACTCATTATTAAAGGGGCCCTTGATAGGGAACAGAGAGACTCCTATGAGCTCACGCTGCGAGTCAGGGACGGAGGAGATCCCCCTCGCTCCTCGCAGGCCATTCTGAGGGTGATGATCACTGATGTGAATGACAACAACCCTCGGTTTGAGAAGAGTGTGTATGAAGCTGACCTACCGGAAAACAGCTCCCCCGGTGCCCCCATACTGCAGCTCAAGGCGGCTGATGCAGACGTGGGGGTGAACGGTCAGATTGAGTATGTGTTCGGGGCAGCCACAGAGTCAGTGAGGAGGCTGCTGAGGTTGGATGAGAACACAGGGTGGCTGAGTGTCTTGCACCGCATCGACCGTGAAGAAGTGAGCCAACTGAGGTTCACGGTAATGGCCCGTGACCGAGGCCAGCCGCCCAAAATGGACAAGGCCACTGTGGTGCTGAACATCAAGGATGAGAACGACAACGTCCCTGCTATAGAGATACGCAAAATCGGGCGCATTTTCTTGAAAGATGGCATCGCCAACGTGGCTGAGGATGTGGTGGTGGACACACCCATTGCCTTGGTTCAAGTGTCAGACCGAGATCAGGGGGAGAACGGCATTGTGACCTGCACAGTGGTCGGGGATGTTCCCTTTCAGCTCAAGCCGGCGAGTGAAATGGAGGGTGAgcagaataaaaagaaatacttcCTGCACACGTCTGCTCCGCTGGACTACGAGGCCACACAGGAGTACAATGTCGTCATAGTGGCTGTGGACTCTGGAAGCCCCAGCCTTGCAAGTAATAACTCTCTTATCGTCAAAGTGGGTGACACAAACGACAACCCTCCTATCTTCAGCCAGAATGTAGTTGAGGTGTCGTTCCCGGAAAACAATGCCCCTGGCGAGAGGGTGACAACAGTGGCGGCCATCGACGCAGATAGTGGCAAGAATGCTGAGATCGCCTACTCCCTGGACTCATCGGTAAATGGGATTTTCTCTATCGACGCAGACAGTGGAGACATCCGAGTAAACACCATTCTGGATAGAGAGCAAACGGAGCGCTACGAATTCAAAGTGATAGCCAAAGATAAGGGCATAAACACTCTACAGGGCTCTGCAACAGTGGTCGTGCTCGTGGCGGACAAGAATGACAACGAGCCAAAGTTCATGCAGGATGTGTTCACCTTCTATGTCAAAGAGAACCTTGAACCAAACAGCCCAGTTGGCATGGTGACAGTCATAGACGCAGATAAAGGCCAAAATGCAGAGATGAGCCTTTTTATTGAGGAAGAAGAGGATATTTTTTCGATAGAAAATGACACAGGGACTATTTTCTCCACTTTGTCGTTTGACAGAGAGCAGAAAACGACCTACACATTCAGAGTCAAAGCTGTGGACGGTGGTGACCCCCCCAGATCAGCCACAGCCACAGTTTCCCTCTTTGTcatggatgaaaatgacaatgcACCCACGGTCACTTTCCCAATAAACAGCTCCTACACGCTGCTTCCTCCCTCCAGCAACATCAGAACAGTAGTAAGGACTGTCATAGCAACCGATACAGACACTGGCATCAATGCTGACTTGAACTACAGCATCATTGGGGGGAACCCGTTCAAGCTGTTTGAGATTGATGGAGGCACTGGGGTCATCTCACTGGTGGGGAAGCTGGAGCAGAAGCACTACGGCCTCCACAGACTTGTAGTGCAAGTAAACGACAGTGGCCAGCCTTCACAGAGCACCACCACGCTGGTGCACGTGTACGTCAACGAGACTCTATCCAACTCAACAGTTGTGGAGGCCCAGGTGGCGAAGAGTTTGAGTACGTCTCTAAACACGAACATCGCAGGTGACCCCAACTATGATCTGAGCAAACAGCGGCTGAGCATTGTAATTGGAGTCGTTTCGGGCATCATGACAGTTATACTTATTATTTTAGTCGTGGTCATGGCACGCTACTGTCGCCCCAAGAACAAGAATGGCTATGAAGCTGGCAAAAAGGACCACGAGGACTTCTTCACGCCACAGCAGCACGACAAATCCAAGAAGCCCaagaaagacaagaagaaaCAAAAGTCCAAACAGCCGCTCTACAGCAGCATCGTCACCGTTGAGGCCTCCAAACCCAACGGGCAGCGCTACGACGGCGTCAACGAGAAGCTGTCGGACAGCCCCGGCATGGGCCGCTACCGTTCGGTCAACGGAGGGCCGGGGAGCCCAGATCTGGCCCGACACTACAAGTCCAGCTCCCCGCTCCCTACCGTGCAGCTTCACCCACAGTCTCCGACGGCTGGGAAAAAGCACCAGGCAGTTCAGGACCTGCCCCCTGCCAACACCTTCGTTGGCACCGGAGATAACATTTCCCTTGGATCTGACCACTGCTCTGAATACAGCAGTCAAACTATCAACAAGTACAACAAACAG